TCGACGCGTTCCTGTCCTACGCCAACGCCATGCGTGACAGCTCCCTGCTGAGCCCCAAGCTGCGGGAGCTGGCCATCCTGTCCGTGGGCCATGCCACCGGCTCTGAATACGAGATCGCCCACCACCAGTCCCACGGCCGCAAAGCCGGACTTACTGACGAGCAGCTTGCAGCAGTGGCCGAGGGCGACAGCACGGAGCTTTTCAACGACACCGAACGCGCCGTGATAGCCCTGGCACGCGAATCCACCCTCAACGTGAACGTGTCCGATGCCAGCTGGGCAGCCGCTGCCAAGCACCTCGACGACCAGCAGATGGTGGAGCTCACGCTGACCATCGCCTGGTACAACTCAGGCGTACGGGTCATGGGTCTGCTCGGCATCGAACTCGAGGACAGCTACCGCAAGTAGCTGCCCGCCCACCCACTCCCCCAAGAATCACCACCCTTTCGTTCCTAGAAGGAGCCGTCAATGGCGACGATGCGCGCAGCCCGACTGCATCAGATCGGCGAACCAATGTCGATCGACACCATCGAAGTACCCA
Above is a window of Arthrobacter pascens DNA encoding:
- a CDS encoding carboxymuconolactone decarboxylase family protein, with product MSRVPSLSRDDAASVHQQPLWDRIEAERKMPTANIFRSLANAPVLLDAFLSYANAMRDSSLLSPKLRELAILSVGHATGSEYEIAHHQSHGRKAGLTDEQLAAVAEGDSTELFNDTERAVIALARESTLNVNVSDASWAAAAKHLDDQQMVELTLTIAWYNSGVRVMGLLGIELEDSYRK